Proteins from one Sphingomonas sp. HF-S4 genomic window:
- a CDS encoding sulfite exporter TauE/SafE family protein, which produces MIFGIDLTALLPFIAVGFAAQMVDGALGMAFGVISNTLLLSLGVPPAMASAGVHTVETFTTAVSGISHTIHKNVNWKLFLRIAVPGMIGGALGAYVLSNIDAAIAKPFILAYLAAIGLYLLWRSRHYPPVEKSPKVVEPLGLVGGFLDAAGGGGWGPVVTSNLLVQGSSPRTTIGTVNTAEFFVTTTISATFIAHLGWEAFTVATIGLLIGGVLAAPLGALLAKRIEAKTLMLFVGVVLTLTSVYGLYIALR; this is translated from the coding sequence ATGATTTTTGGAATTGACCTCACGGCGCTGCTTCCCTTCATCGCCGTGGGCTTCGCCGCGCAGATGGTCGATGGCGCGCTGGGCATGGCGTTCGGGGTGATCTCGAACACGCTGCTGCTCAGCCTGGGCGTGCCGCCGGCAATGGCATCGGCGGGCGTGCACACCGTGGAGACCTTCACCACCGCGGTCTCGGGGATCAGCCACACGATCCACAAGAACGTCAACTGGAAGCTGTTCCTGCGTATCGCCGTGCCCGGGATGATCGGCGGTGCGCTGGGCGCTTATGTGCTCTCGAACATCGACGCGGCGATCGCAAAGCCGTTCATCCTCGCCTATCTGGCTGCGATCGGCCTGTATCTGCTGTGGCGCAGCCGGCATTACCCGCCGGTCGAGAAATCGCCCAAGGTGGTCGAGCCGCTCGGCCTGGTCGGCGGCTTCCTGGACGCGGCCGGCGGCGGCGGCTGGGGACCGGTGGTGACGAGCAACCTGCTCGTCCAGGGATCGAGCCCGCGCACCACGATCGGCACGGTCAACACCGCGGAGTTTTTCGTCACCACGACGATCTCGGCGACGTTCATCGCGCATCTCGGCTGGGAAGCGTTCACCGTCGCGACGATCGGGCTGCTGATCGGCGGCGTGCTGGCGGCGCCGCTGGGCGCGCTGCTCGCCAAGCGGATCGAGGCCAAGACGCTGATGCTGTTCGTCGGCGTCGTGCTGACGCTCACCAGCGTCTACGGACTCTACATCGCGCTGCGATAG
- the ahpC gene encoding alkyl hydroperoxide reductase subunit C, with protein MALIGSTIKPFTAQAFKEGKFVQVTDADTRGKWAVFFFYPADFTFVCPTELEDLADIYPTLQKMGVEVYSVSTDTHFSHKAWHDTSPAIGKISYYMLGDQNHVLSTNFDVLREGQGLADRGTFVVDPEGVIQLVEITSEGVGRNAQELLRKIKAAQYVAAHPGEVCPAKWEEGEETLAPSLDLVGKI; from the coding sequence ATGGCGCTCATCGGAAGCACGATCAAGCCGTTCACCGCACAGGCTTTCAAGGAAGGCAAGTTCGTGCAGGTCACCGATGCCGACACCCGCGGCAAGTGGGCGGTGTTCTTCTTCTATCCGGCCGACTTCACCTTCGTGTGCCCGACCGAGCTCGAGGACCTGGCCGACATCTACCCCACGCTCCAGAAGATGGGCGTCGAGGTCTATTCGGTGTCGACCGACACGCATTTCAGCCACAAGGCATGGCACGACACCTCGCCGGCGATCGGCAAGATCAGCTACTATATGCTCGGCGACCAGAACCATGTCCTCAGCACCAATTTCGACGTGCTGCGTGAGGGTCAGGGCCTGGCGGACCGCGGCACCTTCGTCGTCGATCCCGAGGGCGTGATCCAGCTGGTCGAGATCACCAGCGAGGGCGTCGGCCGCAACGCGCAGGAGCTGCTCCGGAAAATCAAGGCAGCGCAGTATGTCGCCGCGCATCCGGGCGAAGTCTGCCCCGCGAAGTGGGAAGAGGGCGAAGAGACCCTGGCCCCGTCGCTCGACCTCGTCGGCAAGATCTAA
- the ahpF gene encoding alkyl hydroperoxide reductase subunit F, whose translation MLDANLTQQLKTYLVNIKQPIELVASLGEDAKSGELERLLNDIAALSDDITVVRKDDARKPSFMIRRAGTDIGVRFAGLPMGHEFTSLVLALLQVGGHPSRAAQELIDQVKDLDGNYEFETYFSLSCQNCPDVVQALNLMAVLNPRIKHVAIDGALFKDEVDSRKVMAVPTVFLNGEPFGQGRMELEQIVARIDSGAEARAAEKIKTKDAFDVLVVGGGPAGAAAAIYAARKGIRTGIAAERFGGQVLDTMAIENFISVPHTEGPKLAAHLEQHVKDYDVDVMNLQRAEKLIPAPTQGGLHEVRLANGASLRARTVILSTGARWRQMGVPGEDQYRNKGVAYCPHCDGPLFKGKRVAVIGGGNSGVEAAIDLAGIVAHVTLIEYDSDLRADAVLQRKLATLPNVQVITSALTTEVQGDGEKVSGLVYKDRNHGTAHEIALEGIFVQIGLVPNTEWLKDSVALSPRGEIEIDARGETSQRGIFAAGDATTVPYKQIVIAMGAGSTAALSAFDYLIRLPAEELVEAAA comes from the coding sequence ATGCTCGACGCCAACCTGACGCAGCAGCTCAAGACCTATCTGGTCAACATCAAGCAGCCGATCGAGCTGGTCGCCAGCCTGGGCGAAGATGCCAAGTCGGGCGAGCTCGAGCGGCTGCTGAACGACATTGCCGCGCTCTCCGACGACATCACCGTCGTCCGCAAGGACGATGCGCGGAAGCCCAGCTTCATGATCCGCCGCGCGGGCACCGATATCGGGGTGCGCTTCGCCGGGCTGCCGATGGGCCACGAATTCACCTCGCTGGTGCTCGCCTTGCTCCAGGTCGGCGGGCATCCGTCGCGCGCGGCGCAGGAGCTGATCGACCAGGTCAAGGACCTCGACGGCAACTACGAATTCGAGACCTATTTCTCGCTGAGCTGCCAGAATTGCCCCGATGTGGTCCAGGCGCTCAATCTGATGGCGGTGCTCAACCCGCGCATCAAGCACGTCGCGATCGACGGCGCGCTGTTCAAGGACGAAGTCGACTCCCGGAAAGTGATGGCGGTGCCGACGGTGTTCCTCAACGGCGAACCGTTCGGCCAGGGCCGGATGGAGCTCGAGCAGATCGTCGCCAGGATCGACAGCGGCGCCGAGGCGCGCGCGGCCGAGAAGATCAAGACCAAGGACGCGTTCGACGTGCTGGTGGTCGGCGGCGGCCCCGCGGGCGCCGCGGCGGCGATCTACGCCGCCCGCAAGGGCATCCGCACCGGCATCGCGGCCGAGCGCTTCGGCGGGCAGGTGCTCGATACGATGGCGATCGAGAATTTCATCTCGGTGCCGCACACCGAGGGGCCCAAGCTCGCCGCGCATCTGGAGCAGCACGTCAAGGACTATGACGTCGACGTGATGAACCTCCAGCGCGCCGAGAAGCTGATCCCGGCGCCGACCCAGGGCGGGCTGCACGAAGTGCGGCTGGCGAACGGGGCGTCGCTCAGGGCGCGGACGGTGATCCTGTCGACCGGCGCACGCTGGCGGCAGATGGGCGTGCCGGGCGAGGACCAGTATCGCAACAAGGGCGTGGCGTACTGCCCGCATTGCGACGGTCCGCTGTTCAAGGGCAAGCGCGTCGCGGTGATCGGCGGCGGCAATTCAGGGGTCGAGGCGGCAATCGACCTCGCCGGGATCGTCGCGCACGTCACGCTGATCGAATATGACAGCGACCTGCGCGCCGACGCGGTGCTCCAGCGCAAGCTGGCGACGCTGCCCAACGTCCAGGTCATCACGTCGGCGCTGACCACCGAAGTGCAGGGCGACGGCGAGAAGGTGTCGGGCCTCGTCTACAAGGACCGCAACCACGGCACCGCGCATGAGATCGCGCTCGAAGGCATCTTCGTCCAGATCGGTCTGGTGCCGAACACCGAGTGGCTCAAGGATTCGGTCGCGCTCAGCCCGCGCGGCGAGATCGAGATCGACGCGCGCGGCGAGACCTCGCAGCGCGGCATCTTCGCCGCGGGCGACGCGACGACGGTGCCGTACAAGCAGATCGTCATCGCAATGGGCGCAGGCTCGACCGCGGCGCTGTCGGCGTTCGATTACCTGATCCGGCTGCCGGCCGAGGAATTGGTCGAAGCGGCGGCGTAA